In Geminocystis sp. NIES-3708, a single window of DNA contains:
- a CDS encoding serine/threonine-protein kinase — MFKPLSDLVKSFGKDSDNLLANRYQLITQIGRGAMGQVFKAIDKSSGDNIVAVKFLSQALLDEKMRHRFETEAKISALLGEQSNHIVKVKDYGLGNDQVPFYVMEYLEGDDLDHLVKKKSISIRRFLFLTRQICLGLECAHNGILVNGELAPIIHRDIKPSNIFLAKTADKEIIVKILDFGIAQIRNPEQGKTQESFMGTPEYCSPEQMAEDELHPTSDIYSLGVLMYQMLTQKTPITSEYRNFQAWYKAHQENIPQSLPSYLELPKDLENMIMRCLAKSPADRPQNIGEILKIITPLEREYNNKNALEKSSQLFTAKEQNINKILPLQQIYLQSNWPQDKPQKKIVFPCLTEAQEGSFSSLWTMLESQDIQIFKPQSTLCFNHFMYQLAPHPMILWVNLLYCRHHEPKWLPCYLDLKTEIGYQISTNLISKSLYYIILFEINKPKKYEQLLTVKISEEKIQHLQHFIIKSSSWQGKNQPELSKINLKKQFESVKNTILSAIYKSTK, encoded by the coding sequence ATGTTTAAACCATTATCAGATCTAGTAAAATCTTTTGGTAAAGACTCAGATAATTTATTAGCAAATCGCTACCAATTAATCACTCAAATTGGTAGAGGTGCAATGGGACAAGTTTTTAAAGCCATTGATAAATCATCGGGAGATAATATTGTTGCCGTTAAGTTTTTATCTCAGGCATTGTTAGACGAAAAAATGCGTCACCGATTTGAAACAGAAGCCAAAATAAGTGCTTTATTGGGAGAGCAAAGTAACCATATTGTCAAAGTAAAAGACTACGGTTTAGGTAATGATCAAGTTCCTTTTTATGTGATGGAATATTTAGAAGGAGACGATTTAGATCATTTAGTGAAAAAAAAATCTATTTCTATTCGTCGATTTTTATTTTTAACTCGTCAAATTTGTCTAGGTTTAGAGTGTGCCCATAACGGTATTTTAGTTAATGGAGAATTAGCTCCTATTATTCATCGAGATATTAAACCTAGTAATATATTTTTAGCAAAAACTGCTGATAAAGAAATAATCGTCAAAATATTAGACTTTGGAATTGCTCAAATTCGTAATCCTGAACAAGGTAAAACACAAGAAAGTTTCATGGGTACTCCTGAATACTGCTCTCCTGAGCAAATGGCAGAAGATGAATTACATCCTACTTCCGATATTTATAGTTTAGGAGTATTAATGTATCAGATGTTAACCCAAAAAACCCCTATTACATCGGAGTATCGAAATTTTCAGGCATGGTATAAAGCTCATCAAGAAAATATACCTCAATCTCTTCCTAGTTATTTGGAGTTACCAAAAGACTTAGAAAATATGATTATGAGATGTCTTGCTAAATCTCCTGCTGATCGTCCCCAAAATATAGGAGAAATTTTAAAAATTATTACTCCTTTAGAAAGAGAATATAATAATAAAAATGCCTTAGAAAAATCTTCCCAATTATTCACTGCAAAGGAACAAAATATTAATAAAATTTTACCTCTACAACAAATATATTTGCAAAGTAATTGGCCTCAAGATAAACCTCAGAAAAAAATTGTTTTTCCTTGTTTAACCGAAGCACAAGAAGGGTCATTTTCTAGCTTATGGACAATGTTAGAATCTCAAGATATTCAAATATTTAAACCCCAATCTACTTTATGTTTTAATCATTTTATGTACCAACTTGCACCCCATCCGATGATTTTATGGGTAAATTTACTTTACTGTCGCCACCATGAACCCAAATGGCTACCTTGTTATTTAGATTTAAAAACAGAAATTGGTTATCAAATTAGTACTAATTTAATTTCTAAAAGTTTATATTATATTATATTATTTGAAATAAATAAACCAAAAAAATATGAGCAGTTACTAACAGTTAAAATTAGTGAAGAAAAGATACAACATCTACAACATTTTATCATTAAAAGTTCATCATGGCAAGGAAAAAATCAACCAGAATTAAGTAAAATAAACCTAAAAAAACAATTTGAATCTGTTAAAAATACTATTTTATCTGCTATATATAAATCTACAAAATAA
- the hemE gene encoding uroporphyrinogen decarboxylase, with protein MSELPCLLRVARGEILDRPPVWMMRQAGRYMKVYRDLRDKYPGFRERSENADLAIEISLQPWRAFQPDGVIMFSDILTPLPGIGIPFDIIESKGPIIDPPIRSLEQVEKLHPLNPEKSLPFIKTILNTLRQEVGNKSTVLGFVGAPWTLAAYAIEGKSSKNYAVIKSMAFSEPDILHKFLGKVADAIAVYVRYQIDCGAQVVQMFDSWAGELSPQDYETFALPYQKRVVDQVKATHPDTPLILYISGSAGVLERMGQSGVDIVSVDWTVDMAEARQRLGQQMKVQGNIDPGVLFGSPEFIQHRIHDTVKKAGKGGHILNLGHGVLVGTPEENVRVFFETAKQVRY; from the coding sequence ATGAGCGAATTACCTTGCCTATTGCGAGTTGCCCGTGGTGAAATATTAGATCGTCCACCTGTATGGATGATGCGTCAAGCTGGGCGCTATATGAAAGTTTATCGTGATTTAAGAGATAAATACCCCGGATTTAGAGAAAGATCTGAAAATGCTGATTTAGCCATCGAAATTTCTCTACAGCCTTGGAGGGCATTTCAACCAGACGGGGTAATTATGTTTTCTGATATTTTAACCCCATTACCCGGTATCGGTATTCCCTTTGATATTATTGAAAGTAAAGGTCCTATTATTGATCCGCCTATTCGTAGTTTAGAACAAGTTGAGAAATTACATCCTTTAAACCCTGAAAAATCCCTACCTTTTATTAAAACTATTCTTAATACTTTACGACAAGAAGTAGGAAATAAATCCACTGTCTTGGGTTTTGTTGGTGCACCTTGGACTTTAGCGGCTTATGCCATTGAAGGTAAAAGTTCTAAAAATTACGCCGTCATTAAAAGTATGGCTTTTTCTGAACCCGATATTTTACATAAATTCCTCGGTAAAGTTGCTGATGCCATCGCCGTTTATGTGCGTTATCAAATTGATTGTGGTGCGCAAGTTGTGCAAATGTTCGACTCATGGGCAGGGGAATTAAGTCCTCAAGATTATGAAACTTTTGCTTTACCCTATCAAAAAAGAGTAGTTGATCAAGTGAAAGCGACTCATCCTGATACTCCTTTAATTCTTTATATTAGCGGTAGTGCTGGGGTTTTAGAAAGAATGGGACAATCAGGTGTTGATATTGTTAGCGTTGATTGGACTGTAGATATGGCGGAAGCTAGACAACGACTTGGACAACAAATGAAAGTGCAAGGAAATATAGATCCGGGTGTATTATTTGGTTCACCAGAATTTATTCAACACAGAATTCATGATACTGTCAAGAAAGCGGGTAAAGGAGGACACATTCTTAATCTCGGTCATGGTGTATTAGTAGGAACACCTGAAGAAAATGTAAGAGTATTTTTTGAGACTGCAAAACAAGTTAGATATTAA
- a CDS encoding 2Fe-2S iron-sulfur cluster-binding protein — translation MPTITFINENKEVVAADGANLREKALQNGIDIYKFRGKLMNCGGYGQCATCVIEIVSGIENLSPKTDFEERKLRKKPASYRLACQTLANGDVTIKTKP, via the coding sequence ATGCCGACAATCACATTTATCAATGAAAATAAAGAAGTAGTAGCTGCTGATGGTGCAAATTTGAGAGAAAAAGCCTTACAAAATGGAATCGATATTTATAAATTTCGGGGTAAACTCATGAATTGCGGTGGTTATGGACAATGTGCAACTTGCGTGATAGAAATTGTCTCCGGCATAGAAAATTTATCCCCTAAAACCGACTTTGAAGAACGAAAATTACGGAAAAAACCAGCTAGTTATCGTTTAGCCTGTCAAACTCTTGCGAATGGTGATGTAACAATCAAAACAAAACCTTAA
- a CDS encoding DUF4335 domain-containing protein gives MVINTSNSFRRYTPPTCTLEIYHPHALWGTFGAKNFPQYFSFQLHFDDPRLPQDDRSSIVGDRNLLERLREKVNEYINNYLKIDNISDECLACELPSENQEEFISITRDSTYRHRLFYHSLFPKEEIIEIILTNTQLLDFVNALSSYHSDASRTKIDDSISSNLGLSITLTALVCLIGGGIWWRYEKQMATKIPQEELTDETIKPNIEGVVPPSSLDPNTLPPIIAPEVPENLKNRNPLSPPSTITAPPQVKENNTQDNGNITINNNPPTQQAEMIISPPPLAPSISNLPPPPPMTETSNNSNVIGIQPSLAPVNPSFQPTQPPVISTPQYPSRLSSLPVLQSSNSEKIQNPSSNLSKNNSNIIQPGINTLNSISPSVIENIPNFNQQISKLDSSSNNQKSDGVVSKEVKKYFQSKWQPPENLKQSIEYRLNFNQNGSLTKITPIGQVAIIFLDRTQMPLLGEKITSSFSDKDQVTVRLILSPDGKVQTFHESK, from the coding sequence ATGGTAATTAATACTTCTAATTCATTCCGACGTTATACTCCTCCTACTTGTACTTTAGAAATCTATCATCCTCACGCTCTTTGGGGTACTTTTGGTGCAAAAAATTTTCCTCAATATTTTAGTTTTCAGTTACATTTTGATGATCCTCGTTTACCTCAAGATGATAGAAGTAGCATAGTTGGCGATCGCAACTTATTAGAAAGATTAAGAGAAAAAGTAAATGAATATATTAATAACTATTTAAAAATTGATAATATTTCAGATGAATGTTTAGCTTGTGAATTACCGTCAGAAAACCAAGAAGAATTTATTTCCATTACTAGAGATTCAACCTATCGTCATCGTCTTTTTTATCATTCTCTTTTTCCTAAAGAGGAAATTATTGAAATAATTTTGACGAATACTCAACTATTGGATTTTGTGAATGCTTTATCTTCTTATCATTCAGATGCCTCAAGAACAAAAATAGACGATTCTATTTCTAGTAATTTAGGATTAAGTATTACCTTAACTGCCTTAGTCTGTTTAATTGGTGGTGGTATTTGGTGGCGTTATGAAAAACAGATGGCAACAAAAATACCTCAAGAGGAATTAACTGATGAGACAATTAAACCTAATATAGAAGGCGTAGTTCCTCCGTCATCATTAGATCCCAATACTTTACCGCCGATAATTGCACCAGAAGTACCTGAAAATCTTAAAAATAGAAATCCATTATCACCTCCTTCCACTATCACAGCACCACCACAAGTTAAAGAAAATAATACTCAGGATAATGGCAATATTACAATTAATAATAATCCTCCCACTCAACAGGCAGAAATGATTATTTCTCCACCACCATTAGCACCATCCATTTCTAATTTACCACCGCCACCACCAATGACAGAAACGTCTAATAATTCTAATGTCATCGGTATTCAACCTTCTTTAGCACCAGTCAATCCTTCTTTTCAACCTACTCAACCTCCTGTTATTTCCACTCCCCAATATCCTTCTCGTCTTTCAAGTTTACCTGTATTGCAATCTAGTAATTCTGAAAAAATCCAAAATCCTTCATCCAACCTATCGAAAAATAACTCTAATATCATTCAACCCGGTATTAATACTTTAAATAGTATTTCCCCTTCTGTAATTGAAAATATACCTAATTTTAATCAACAAATAAGCAAATTAGATTCATCTTCAAATAATCAAAAATCCGACGGAGTGGTTTCTAAGGAAGTAAAAAAATATTTTCAAAGTAAATGGCAACCACCTGAAAATTTAAAACAAAGTATTGAATATCGCTTAAACTTTAACCAAAATGGATCTTTAACAAAAATAACTCCTATCGGACAAGTGGCAATCATTTTTCTAGATCGTACACAAATGCCGTTATTAGGAGAAAAAATAACATCTTCATTTAGTGACAAAGATCAAGTCACTGTCAGATTAATTTTAAGCCCCGATGGCAAGGTACAAACATTTCATGAGTCGAAATAA
- the dnaB gene encoding replicative DNA helicase: MKDFTPDLAPTSLPPQNIEAEEIILGGILFDPNAMGKIIDILPPEAFYVNAHRQIYEAARNLYFQGQPVDLMTVTTWLNDYSLLDKIGGTPKIVSLLDRTVSSANIERYVPLITEKYIRRLLISTAKEISELGYDTTKDLDQVLDEAEQKIFKLTQARIQQGLVPLSDTLIDTFTEIQNFQEKLALPGISSDFYDLDALMGGGFQRSDLVIIAGRPAMGKTSFALNIASNIAKEHDLAVAIFSLEMSREQLAMRLLSAEGKLESSRLRAGRVTEQEMEPLMTAMGKLSELPIYIDDSGNLTVMQMRSEVRRLQAEKKGKLGLILIDYLQLMQGSSDNRVQELSRITRSLKSLAREINAPIIALSQLSRAVEQRTNKRPMLSDLRESGSIEQDADLVMMLYRDEYYHPDTVDQGVAEIIIAKHRNGPTGQVKLIFRPELTQFLNMKRS, from the coding sequence ATGAAAGACTTTACCCCTGATTTAGCCCCAACCTCTTTACCACCCCAAAATATAGAAGCAGAAGAGATTATTTTAGGTGGAATTTTATTTGATCCTAATGCCATGGGTAAAATTATCGATATATTACCACCAGAAGCATTTTATGTTAATGCCCATCGTCAAATTTATGAGGCGGCTAGAAATTTATATTTTCAAGGACAACCTGTTGATTTAATGACGGTAACAACATGGTTAAATGATTATAGTTTATTAGATAAAATCGGTGGTACTCCTAAAATAGTTAGTTTACTTGATCGTACGGTTTCTTCAGCAAATATTGAGCGTTATGTACCATTAATCACCGAAAAATATATTAGGAGATTATTAATAAGTACAGCTAAAGAAATTAGTGAATTAGGGTATGATACTACTAAAGATTTAGATCAAGTATTAGATGAAGCTGAACAGAAAATATTTAAACTTACTCAAGCAAGAATACAACAAGGATTAGTTCCTCTTTCTGATACTTTAATCGATACTTTTACCGAAATTCAAAACTTTCAAGAAAAACTTGCTTTACCCGGTATTAGTAGTGATTTTTATGACTTAGATGCTTTGATGGGTGGTGGTTTTCAACGTTCAGATTTAGTTATTATTGCTGGTCGTCCTGCCATGGGAAAAACAAGCTTTGCTTTGAATATTGCTTCTAATATTGCTAAAGAACATGATTTAGCAGTAGCCATTTTTAGCTTGGAAATGTCAAGAGAACAACTAGCAATGAGATTACTTTCTGCGGAAGGAAAACTAGAGAGTAGTCGATTAAGAGCAGGTAGGGTTACAGAACAAGAAATGGAACCTTTAATGACGGCTATGGGCAAATTATCAGAGTTACCAATTTATATTGACGATTCTGGTAATTTAACAGTAATGCAAATGAGATCAGAAGTACGTCGTTTACAAGCAGAAAAAAAAGGTAAATTAGGGTTAATTTTAATCGATTATTTACAATTAATGCAGGGTAGTAGTGATAATCGTGTACAAGAATTATCAAGAATTACACGCTCTTTAAAAAGTTTAGCACGGGAAATCAATGCTCCTATCATTGCATTATCTCAGCTTAGTCGTGCGGTAGAACAAAGAACTAATAAACGTCCTATGTTATCAGATTTGAGAGAATCAGGTTCAATTGAGCAAGATGCGGATTTAGTGATGATGTTATATCGTGATGAATATTACCATCCTGACACTGTAGATCAAGGTGTAGCAGAGATAATTATCGCTAAACATCGAAATGGTCCGACAGGGCAAGTTAAACTAATATTTCGCCCTGAATTAACCCAGTTTTTAAATATGAAGCGTAGTTAA
- a CDS encoding Hsp20/alpha crystallin family protein — protein MSLVRFYPLSDINSLHRQMNRLFDEITSWDNTNNTVLKPSVELLDNQDTLTLRVLIPGIDKKDLDISVTSEAVKISGEYRSQKENKDNGYYVSEFNYGKFERTINLPVAIQNEKVSADYKDGILTLNLPKIEQAQNKVFKVSLSEDGQPTLEAKHDQ, from the coding sequence ATGTCTTTAGTTCGTTTTTATCCCTTATCAGATATTAATAGTTTACATCGTCAAATGAACCGACTTTTTGATGAAATCACTTCTTGGGATAATACTAATAATACTGTGTTAAAACCATCAGTAGAATTATTAGATAATCAAGACACTCTGACTTTAAGAGTTTTAATACCGGGAATTGATAAAAAAGATCTTGATATTAGTGTTACCAGCGAAGCAGTAAAAATTAGCGGGGAATATCGTAGTCAAAAAGAAAATAAAGATAATGGTTACTATGTTTCTGAATTTAATTATGGTAAATTTGAACGAACTATTAATTTACCAGTAGCCATTCAAAATGAAAAAGTAAGTGCAGATTACAAAGATGGTATCTTAACTTTAAATTTACCTAAAATTGAACAAGCTCAAAACAAAGTATTTAAAGTTAGTTTATCTGAGGATGGTCAACCTACTTTAGAAGCAAAACATGATCAATAG
- a CDS encoding DevA family ABC transporter ATP-binding protein, whose amino-acid sequence MIALTEHLTKDDGLNTDTVVEIKNLDFYYHNNHIEKQTLFDINLTLKKGEVVIMKGPSGSGKTTLLTLMGALRTATHGSLKVFGKQLVNADNNLLIETRRNIGYIFQAHNLLKSLTARQNVQMSMELHSEFSTREAKQKSIEMLTAVGLGDRIDYYPDNLSGGQKQRVAIARALVSHPQLVLADEPTAALDSKSGRDVVEIMQKLAKEQGCTILIVTHDDRILDVAERIIELEDGLLV is encoded by the coding sequence ATGATTGCTTTAACTGAACATCTCACTAAAGATGATGGATTAAATACAGATACGGTTGTAGAAATTAAAAACTTAGATTTTTATTACCATAATAATCATATTGAAAAACAAACCTTATTTGATATTAATTTAACCTTAAAAAAAGGTGAAGTTGTTATCATGAAAGGACCTTCTGGCTCAGGAAAAACTACGTTATTAACTTTGATGGGAGCTTTAAGAACTGCCACTCATGGAAGTTTAAAAGTGTTTGGTAAACAATTAGTTAATGCTGATAATAATTTATTAATTGAAACTAGAAGAAATATTGGTTATATCTTCCAAGCTCATAATTTGTTAAAATCTCTTACGGCTAGACAAAATGTTCAAATGTCTATGGAATTACACTCAGAATTTTCTACCAGAGAAGCGAAACAAAAGTCCATCGAAATGCTAACAGCTGTGGGATTAGGTGATAGAATCGACTATTATCCTGATAATCTTTCTGGTGGACAAAAACAACGAGTTGCCATTGCCAGAGCCTTAGTATCTCATCCTCAATTGGTTTTAGCGGATGAGCCTACTGCCGCCTTAGATAGTAAATCTGGTCGAGATGTAGTAGAAATTATGCAAAAATTAGCTAAAGAGCAAGGTTGCACTATTCTTATTGTCACCCATGATGATCGTATTTTAGATGTAGCTGAAAGAATTATTGAGTTAGAAGATGGATTGTTAGTTTAA
- a CDS encoding DUF3318 domain-containing protein: protein MTSYTTSSARAEMNELRRLKTLLPPELQSWVMIEASTEVNPPLIRTEELGKDEIEIQIDLVKWENLAIDQRNLMFWHEVARIQNDTIPREGWEMAALAIGLGGAVGELWVQDGLLLLLALGLCGISGYRLWQKNNGEKNLKEAIEADEKAIIIATRFGYSMKNAYQSLGSAFKTIIEQTPNRSQRKKYEERLQALRRSAAKAKQKQDQPIENQPLKTPPVRSRSSARMKNI, encoded by the coding sequence ATGACTTCTTACACAACTTCCTCCGCTAGAGCCGAAATGAATGAATTGAGAAGACTCAAAACTTTACTTCCCCCCGAGTTGCAAAGTTGGGTTATGATAGAAGCCTCTACAGAAGTTAATCCTCCGTTAATACGCACTGAGGAATTAGGAAAAGATGAAATCGAGATTCAAATTGATTTGGTTAAGTGGGAAAATCTAGCAATTGATCAACGTAATCTAATGTTTTGGCATGAAGTTGCTCGTATTCAAAATGATACTATTCCCCGTGAAGGTTGGGAAATGGCAGCATTGGCCATTGGTTTAGGTGGTGCGGTAGGTGAACTTTGGGTACAAGATGGTTTATTGTTATTGTTAGCTTTAGGTTTATGTGGTATTTCAGGTTATCGTTTATGGCAAAAAAACAATGGGGAAAAAAATCTCAAGGAAGCCATTGAAGCCGATGAAAAAGCGATTATTATTGCTACTCGTTTCGGTTATTCCATGAAAAATGCTTATCAAAGTTTAGGTAGTGCATTTAAAACTATTATTGAACAAACTCCTAATCGCAGTCAACGGAAAAAATATGAAGAGCGTTTACAAGCATTACGTCGTAGTGCCGCTAAAGCAAAACAAAAACAAGATCAACCCATCGAAAATCAGCCTTTAAAAACCCCTCCGGTGCGTTCGAGAAGTAGTGCTAGAATGAAAAATATTTAA
- a CDS encoding DDE-type integrase/transposase/recombinase, whose amino-acid sequence MRSASHDPWDQIREEIILLCIQWYVTERLSYSQLKMVMQQRGFKIDPRTINAIIQEYTPRAMKRFRETERRRKKGWRVVQIPFKLRGRRKYLYRALDAQGNTLDFIITGKRNKEKARIFFEKTISKNTEITPSKILPKRQKNSLKNNNVLRSVLSITILSIIGIVVFNQVAKYTEKNKNFNLNNNSSERLVLNFETV is encoded by the coding sequence ATGAGGAGTGCTAGTCATGATCCTTGGGATCAAATTAGAGAAGAGATTATTTTACTATGTATTCAGTGGTATGTAACAGAAAGATTAAGCTACTCTCAATTGAAAATGGTAATGCAGCAAAGAGGTTTTAAAATTGATCCTCGTACTATTAATGCTATAATACAAGAATATACTCCTAGAGCGATGAAAAGATTTCGGGAGACAGAAAGAAGAAGAAAAAAGGGTTGGAGAGTAGTACAAATACCTTTTAAATTAAGGGGAAGGAGAAAATATTTATATAGAGCATTGGATGCACAAGGTAATACTTTAGATTTTATTATTACGGGAAAAAGAAATAAAGAAAAAGCAAGAATTTTTTTTGAAAAAACTATTTCTAAAAATACAGAAATTACTCCTAGTAAAATATTACCAAAAAGACAAAAAAATAGTCTTAAAAATAATAATGTTCTCCGAAGTGTTTTGAGTATAACGATACTTTCTATTATTGGAATTGTAGTATTTAATCAAGTGGCAAAATATACAGAAAAAAATAAAAATTTTAATCTCAATAATAATTCTTCCGAAAGATTAGTTTTAAACTTTGAAACAGTCTAG